A stretch of Oryza brachyantha chromosome 4, ObraRS2, whole genome shotgun sequence DNA encodes these proteins:
- the LOC102699863 gene encoding cyclin-P1-1, producing MAMDASAAAAGGGGEMSRKETTATATAPPPELDMVACAVQRLVARNDAVAALSGGGEEGAGVGMAAFEAAKGAPAPRIGVAQYLERVHRYAVLEPECYVVAYAYVDMVAHRRPAAAVDSRNVHRLLLACLLVASKVHDDFHHNNAFFARVGGVSNAEMNKLELELLAVLDFEVMLSHRVYELYRAHLEKEAQRDGGGGVLAGAGAATAGAGRLMAAVAPSKLPERAVVNGAGDPGPPDGAAPHDWRSLGTEAAAANGVRLHTSSPSRYSFDC from the exons ATGGCCATggacgcctccgccgcggcggcgggaggaggcggcgagatgtcgaggaaggagacgacggcgacggcgacggcgccgccgccggagctggaCATGGTGGCGTGCGCGGTGCAGCGGCTGGTGGCGCGGAACGACGCGGTGGCCGCGTTGagcggaggcggggaggagggtgccGGGGTGGGGATGGCGGCGTTCGAGGCGGCGAagggggcgccggcgccgcgcatCGGCGTGGCGCAGTACCTGGAGCGCGTGCACCGGTACGCCGTGCTGGAGCCGGAGTGCTACGTGGTGGCGTACGCGTACGTGGACATGGTGgcgcaccgccgccccgccgccgccgtggactCCAGGAACGTGCACCGCCTGCTCCTCGCCTgcctcctcgtcgcctccAAGGTTCACGACGACTT CCACCACAACAACGCCTTCTTcgcgcgcgtcggcggcgtgaGCAACGCGGAGATGAACaagctggagctggagctgctCGCCGTGCTGGACTTCGAGGTCATGCTCAGCCACCGCGTCTACGAGCTCTACCGCGCGCACCTCGAGAAGGAGGCGCagagggacggcggcggcggcgtgctcgccggcgccggcgcggctaCCGCCGGGGCAGGGAGATTAATGGCGGCCGTCGCGCCGTCCAAGCTGCCGGAGCGCGCGGTGGTGAACGGCGCCGGAGACCCGGGACCGCCCGACGGCGCCGCACCGCACGACTGGAGGAGCCTggggacggaggcggcggcggcgaacggcgtgCGGCTGcacacgtcgtcgccgtcgcggtaTTCGTTCGATTGCTAG
- the LOC102700142 gene encoding peroxisome biogenesis protein 22, whose amino-acid sequence MSASGSAASPGAGPAGGVKDDELADLVRRLVAALGRYSDRLPFDLDRQKLRSLTTLATITITLIFAWKLLRAPQEQPWRPRRRVAPSPSSTSSRSRPSALTSTDACSSSADSRAHEAINQLFQPVNLTLEQLVRHKLSEGRRVTCRLLGVILEETTPEELQNHVTVRPSVLEVLLEIAKFCDVYLMERILDDESGEKVLSALSEAGLFTNGALIKDKVLFCSTENGRTSFVRQLEPDWHIDTSPEIVHQLARFIKYQLHISPQRAERVASNVFSSTSLEQFFGGLDQR is encoded by the exons ATGTCCGCTTCGGGGTCCGCGGCGTCCCCGGGGGCGGGGCCGGCAGGGGGAGTGAAGGACGACGAGCTGGCTGATCTGGTGCGGCGCCTCGTGGCCGCCCTTGGGCGCTACTCCGATCGCCTCCCGTTCGACCTCGATCGCCAG AAACTTCGCTCACTTACCACACTTGCCACAATTACAATCACCCTTATCTTTGCCTGGAAACTGCTGAGAGCTCCTCAAGAGCAACCTTGGAGGCCACGTAGACGGGTTGCTCCATCACCTAGCAGCACCAGCAGTAGGTCACGGCCAAGTGCCTTGACCTCAACAGATGCTTGTTCATCTTCAGCAGATTCAAGAGCACATGAAGCAATCAACCAGCTTTTCCAGCCAGTAAAT CTGACTCTTGAGCAGCTTGTCAGGCATAAACTGAGCGAAGGACGAAGG GTTACGTGCCGTTTACTTGGTGTGATTTTGGAGGAAACAACTCCAGAGGAGCTGCAG aaccATGTCACAGTGAGACCTTCTGTCCTGGAGGTTCTTCTAGAAATTGCAAAATTCTGTGACGTCTATCTGATGGAGCGCATTCTTGATGACGAAAGCGGA GAAAAGGTTTTATCTGCCCTGAGTGAAGCTGGTCTTTTTACTAACGGTGCTTTGATAAAAGACAAG GTTCTCTTCTGTAGTACAGAAAATGGCCGCACCTCTTTTGTGCGGCAACTGGAACCAGATTGGCACATTGATACTAGTCCAGAAATTGTTCATCAACTAGCT AGGTTTATCAAATATCAGCTACATATTTCTCCACAACGAGCAGAAAGAGTAGCATCCAATGTTTTCAGCTCTACCAGCTTGGAACAATTCTTTGGAGGCCTTGATCAGAGATGA
- the LOC102700428 gene encoding histone-lysine N-methyltransferase ATXR2, translating into MGGSSASPCDLDREFAPQIAQLIATPPLQAAQEYYDELIQSKKHDGIRVNFSSKHGKGVCANKDFAEGDLILKDQILVGSQHSLNKIDCAVCSYCFRFIGSIEFQIGRRLYWQSIGLSSDCTDRGHCHESDVGSSASSSGATKENSNTLPEEVLVSLITGDKSLPFTDHFSLPQVVPCCGCEEERYCSQSCADSDWETYHSLLCTGSKTESSRKSALQKFVEHANGSNDIFLVAAKVITFTLLRYKKLKIQSEFQKNTDESNFSLLMEAWKPISMGFKKRWWDSVALPEDVDSCDEDSFRQQIRDLAFTSLQLLKDAIFDPECAPLFSLEVYGHIIGMFELNNLGLVVASPIQDYFIHIDDLPDDKKEEAKKVTRPFLDALGEDYAVPCEGTAFFPLQSCMNHSCCPNAKAFKRDEDIDGHAVILALKPIRKDDEITISYIDEDVPYEERQAQLADYGFICACPRCQEEKPY; encoded by the exons ATGGGTGGGAGCAGCGCAAGCCCGTGCGATCTGGACAGGGAGTTTGCGCCCCAAATCGCGCAGCTCAtcgccacccctccgctccAAGCTGCGCAG GAATACTACGATGAGCTTATACAGTCCAAGAAACATGATGGTATAAGAGTGAACTTCAGCAGCAAGCATGGGAAAG GTGTTTGCGCGAACAAGGACTTTGCAGAAGGGGATCTTATTCTAAAGGATCAAATATTAGTTGGTTCTCAGCATAGTCTTAACAAG ATTGATTGCGCTGTCTGTAGTTATTGCTTCCGATTCATTGGTTCTATAGAGTTCCAGATAGGACGAAGGCTGTATTGGCAAAGCATTGGTTTAAGCAGTGACTGCACTGATAGGGGACATTGCCATGAGAGTGATGTGGGTTCGAGTGCCAGTTCTTCTGGTGCAACAAAGGAAAACAGTAATACTTTGCCAGAAGAGGTCTTAGTATCACTTATTACTGGTGACAAGTCACTGCCTTTCACAGACCATTTTAGTTTGCCTCAAGTTGTTCCTTGTTGTGGATGTGAGGAAGAACGCTACTGCAG ccAATCATGTGCTGATTCCGACTGGGAAACTTATCACTCTTTGCTGTGTACTGGATCTAAGACTGAATCATCCCGGAAATCTGCTCTTCAGAAATTTGTAGAACATGCAAATG GGtccaatgatatttttctggtTGCTGCCAAG GTCATCACTTTCACTCTGCTGAGGTACAAGAAACTAAAAATTCAGTCtgaatttcaaaaaaacacAGATGAATCAAACTTTTCTTTGCTTATGGAAGCATGGAAGCCAATTTCAATGGGCTTCAAGAAGAG GTGGTGGGATTCTGTTGCTTTGCCTGAGGATGTTGATTCTTGTGATGAAGATTCATTTAGGCAGCAAATTAGGGATCTCGCATTTACG TCATTGCAACTTCTCAAGGACGCTATTTTTGATCCTGAGTGTGCACCCT TGTTCTCTCTCGAGGTGTATGGCCATATAATTGGCATGTTTGAGCTGAACAATCT TGGTTTGGTTGTTGCGTCTCCTATCCAAGACTATTTCATACATATTGATGATCTTCCAGATGATAAGAAG GAGGAAGCTAAAAAGGTCACAAGGCCATTCCTAGATGCTTTAGGTGAAGATTATGCAGTTCCTTGCGAGG GAACTGCATTCTTTCCTTTGCAAAGTTGCATGAATCATTCTTGCTGTCCAAATGCTAAAGCATTTAAAAGAGATGAG GATATTGATGGTCATGCAGTGATACTTGCTCTGAAGCCTATCAGAAAGGACGATGAG ATTACCATCTCCTACATCGATGAGGATGTTCCGTACGAGGAGAGGCAGGCCCAGCTTGCAGATTATGGATTCATATGTGCGTGCCCTAGGTGCCAAGAAGAAAAACCCTATTGA
- the LOC102715849 gene encoding blue copper protein-like, whose translation MSSSSSLKALVALMAVAAVAELAAAAGKTYTIKWASGGNYGDWSSKNAVAVGDSVVFKYGSPHTVDELSEADYKSCSFTSPVTSDASGSTTVTFDAAGTRYFACAAAAGSHCSMGQKVAITVSNSTAPSKGGSPPSSPYGAAAGGAELASKLVVGLAVGAGAMLAL comes from the exons atgtcgtcgtcgtcgtcgttgaaGGCTTTGGTGGCGCTCATGGCCGTggcggccgtcgccgagctcgccgccgccgccgggaagaCGTACACGATCAAGTGGGCCTCCGGAGGGAACTACGGCGACTGGTCGTCCAAGAACGCGGTGGCCGTCGGCGACAGCGTCG TGTTCAAGTACGGCTCGCCGCACACCGTCGACGAGCTGTCGGAGGCGGACTACAAGTCGTGCAGCTTCACGAGCCCGGTGACGTCGGACGCCAGCGGCAGCACCACGGTCACGTTCGACGCGGCGGGGACGAGGTACTTcgcgtgcgcggcggcggccgggtcgCACTGCAGCATGGGCCAGAAGGTGGCCATCACGGTCTCCAACTCGACGGCGCCGTCCAAGggcggctcgccgccgtcgtcgccgtacggggcggcggcgggcggcgccgagctCGCCTCGAAGCTGGTGGTaggcctcgccgtcggcgccggtgCCATGCTCGCGCTCTGA
- the LOC102716124 gene encoding helicase-like transcription factor CHR28: protein MHMFASNMDIIDLSSDSEDNGSLCSYREDGLDFDDPNDGLDFDDPNDGFNQVPVSLNTAFGKNSAEQLVRLDDYTWSKNTHGLSSHSPEDRSDVEIRSDINTDFNIHNSNWQYNTLPHPFMSSSYRSHPLCGTGGNNIESTHLTVKPNTVHYYNGTEFPSLRKSYVSYGQGVSTDEDDDDVYEVQPPQSFLFSRSSLGNNRIEEESTVKCNSFQTNAANGIEMPTSAMSTGCFNAYGGLNSHRIFPPSMPYRNSVNNFGVNGLGTQSHLNVEKKLFGRDERAVYDEALKHISQEILEEDLPEGVMSISLLKHQRIALAWMISKENSSHCSGGILADDQGLGKTISTIALIQKERVHQSKFMSADSDSMKSVALNLDEDETMIVMDKKQLKSEQVNMPHASILFPSLETASDATDLKPWASQSGSVFDRMAKADKVEPKKNTRARPSSSSTSRTANRPAAGTLVVCPASVLKQWANELAAKVNESSKLSVLVYHGGSRTKDPTELIKYDVVATTYTIVAHEVPEQNSDEHMEKKDSETYGLCPAFSIGNKRKKNNEAKKKKKPKNSGPDLDGGPLARVRWFRVVLDEAQTIKNYRTQVARACCGLEAKRRWCLSGTPIQNTIDDLYSYFRFLKYEPYSVYSSFQSMIKCQISRDATRGYKKLQAILKIVLLRRTKETLIDGEPIIKIPPKTIQLSKIDFIKEERTFYMMLEEGSREKFKEYAAAGTIKENYANILVLLLRLRQACDHPLLLNGKQSDLIDTGSIEVAKQLPKETVINLLRKLEGGGYEICSRCSDTPENAVVATCGHVFCYQCVHESLASDYNVCPSPFCGKQLSAESVFSPGVLRFCIAEKLQPDATTSSSKAADGSPSICESSYISSKIRSATDILNSIVNTHALTGSDTIESNPSEVAPPKAIVFSQWTGMLDLLELSLDNYRIKFRRLDGAMSLNLREKAVKEFNTDPEVRVMLMSLKAGNLGLNMVAACHVIMIDPWWNPYAEDQAVDRAHRIGQIRPVTVSRLTIKDTVEDRILALQEKKRKMVQSAFGGDKPGGNATRLTLDDLQYLFGI from the exons ATGCACATGTTTGCTAGCAATATGGATATTATTGACTTGTCTTCAGACAGTGAAGACAACGGCAGTTTGTGCTCATATAGAGAAGATGGACTTGATTTTGACGATCCCAATGATGGTCTTGATTTTGACGACCCCAATGATGGTTTTAACCAGGTCCCTGTTTCACTCAACACAGCATTTGGCAAGAATAGTGCAGAACAATTAGTCAGGCTAGATGACTATACTTGGTCAAAGAACACTCATGGTTTATCCTCACACAGTCCTGAGGATAGATCAGATGTTGAAATCAGAAGCGATATCAATACTGACTTTAACATTCACAACAGTAATTGGCAATACAATACTCTTCCACATCCCTTCATGAGCAGCAGCTACAGGTCTCACCCACTTTGTGGAACAGGTGGTAACAATATTGAAAGTACACATCTCACTGTGAAACCTAACACTGTGCACTACTACAACGGAACTGAGTTTCCTTCACTCCGCAAGTCATATGTTAGCTACGGCCAGGGTGTTTCAACTGATGAGGATGACG ATGATGTCTATGAGGTTCAGCCTCCTCAATCATTTCTGTTCAGCCGTTCAAGTTTAGGTAACAATAGGATCGAGGAAGAATCCACTGTGAAGTGTAATAGTTTTCAAACAAATGCTGCCAATGGAATTGAGATGCCTACGTCTGCAATGTCAACAG GTTGTTTCAATGCATATGGAGGTCTGAATTCACATAGGATCTTTCCTCCATCAATGCCATACAGAAATTCTGTTAACAATTTTGGAGTTAATGGGCTTGGCACCCAAAGCCACTTAAACGTAGAAAAGAAACTTTTTGGCCGTGATGAGAGAGCAGTGTATGATGAAGCCCTGAAG CATATCAGTCAAGAAATACTGGAAGAAGATTTGCCTGAAGGTGTTATGTCAATATCACTCCTTAAGCACCag AGAATAGCATTAGCTTGGATGATTTCCAAGGAGAATAGTTCACATTGTTCCGGTGGAATTTTGGCAGACGATCAG GGTCTTGGGAAGACAATATCAACTATTGCCCTTATACAAAAGGAGAGGGTTCATCAGTCTAAGTTCATGTCTGCTGATTCGGACAGTATGAAATCTGTAGCTCTAAACCTTGATGAGGATGAGACAATGATAGTCATGGATAAGAAGCAACTGAAGAGTGAACAAGTGAACATGCCGCATGCTTCAATATTGTTTCCATCATTAGAAACAGCAAGTGATGCCACCGATCTGAAACCCTGGGCTAGTCAATCGGGCTCTGTTTTTGATAGAATGGCAAAGGCTGACAAAGTTGAACCCAAGAAGAACACCAGAGCGAGGCCATCGTCTTCGTCAACTTCGAGGACTGCTAATAGGCCAGCTGCAGGAACACTTGTGGTGTGTCCGGCCAGTGTTCTTAAACAGTGGGCTAATGAGTTGGCTGCCAAGGTTAATGAAAGTTCTAAATTGTCTGTTTTAGTTTATCATGGAGGTTCAAGGACTAAAGATCCAACTGAgttgataaaatatgatgttGTTGCCACCACATACACAATTGTAGCCCATGAGGTACCTGAACAAAACTCTGATGAGCATATGGAGAAAAAGGACAGCGAAACATATGGATTATGTCCAGCATTTTCTATTGgcaataaaagaaagaaaaataatgaagcaaagaagaaaaagaaacctaaGAATTCAGGTCCTGACCTTGATGGTGGACCACTTGCCAGGGTACGATGGTTCAGGGTTGTGCTTGATGAAGCTCAAACGATAAAAAATTACCGTACCCAAGTGGCTAGAGCCTGTTGTGGACTGGAAGCAAAAAGGAGATGGTGCTTATCAGGAACACCTATACAAAATACAATCGatgatttgtatagttatttCCGTTTCTTGAAATATGAACCATATTCTGTGTATAGCTCCTTTCAATCAATGATAAAGTGTCAAATTTCTAGAGATGCAACTCGTGGCTATAAGAAACTCCAAGCTATCTTGAAGATAGTTCTGCTGCGGCGCACAAAAG AAACACTAATTGATGGAGAACCGATCATAAAAATACCACCAAAAACGATTCAGCTGAGCAAAATAGACTTCATAAAAGAGGAGCGGACTTTCTATATGATGCTTGAAGAAGGTTCTAGGGAAAAGTTCAAG GAATATGCTGCTGCTGGGACGATAAAAGAGAATTATGCAAACATTCTTGTATTGCTGCTGCGACTTCGGCAGGCTTGTGACCATCCTCTTCTTTTGAATGGGAAGCAATCAGATTTGATTGATACTGGCTCTATAGAAGTGGCAAAGCAACTTCCTAAGGAAACAGTGATAAATTTGCTTAGAAAGCTGGAAGGTGGaggctatgaaatttgttcCAGATGCAGT GACACACCTGAGAATGCCGTGGTAGCAACGTGCGGTCATGTTTTCTGCTATCAATGTGTACATGAAAGCTTAGCAAGTGATTACAATGTTTGCCCCTCCCCTTTTTGTGGAAAGCAACTAAGTGCTGAATCAGTTTTTTCACCTGGAGTACTAAGGTTTTGTATAGCTGAAAAATTGCAGCCTGATGCAACAACTAGCAGTTCTAAAGCAGCAGATGGATCCCCATCAATATGTGAAAGCAGTTACATCTCCTCGAAGATCCGGTCAGCCACTGACATACTTAACTCAATCGTCAATACACATGCCCTTACTGGGAGTGATACTATTGAATCAAATCCAAGTGAAGTAGCTCCTCCTAAGGCAATAGTATTCTCCCAGTGGACTGGCATGCTGGACTTGCTGGAGCTTTCACTGGATAACTATCGTATAAAATTCAGAAGGCTCGATGGTGCAATGTCTCTCAACTTAAGAGAAAAGGCAGTGAAAGAGTTCAACACTGACCCAGAG GTCAGAGTAATGCTTATGTCACTTAAGGCTGGCAATCTTGGCTTAAACATGGTAGCTGCTTGCCATGTGATTATGATTGATCCATGGTGGAACCCTTATGCTGAGGACCAGGCAGTTGATAGGGCACACAGAATTGGTCAGATCCGTCCTGTAACTGTTTCCCGCTTAACGATCAAAGACACGGTGGAAGATCGCATTTTAGCTTTACAG gagaaaaagagaaagatggTCCAATCCGCTTTCGGTGGGGACAAACCTGGTGGCAACGCAACTCGGCTCACCTTAGACGATCTCCAATATCTATTCGGAATATGA
- the LOC102700707 gene encoding uncharacterized protein Os04g0629400-like, producing MCCYVGKATKIFLCLAAALLVAGLVLGFGLAHRTWGERKVQPDCRWPDCQLQQPAYGGGGDQLPATATAAGTGAGDTPPSAPLTEPAVAAFPGVASASASSAAPPTASMPYLSPPSPFAVGLAPAHA from the coding sequence ATGTGTTGCTACGTGGGCAAGGCTACCAAGATCTTCCTGTgcctcgcggcggcgctcctcgTGGCGGGCCTCGTCCTGGGCTTCGGGCTGGCACACCGGACGTGGGGCGAGCGGAAGGTCCAGCCCGACTGCCGGTGGCCCGACTGCCAGCTCCAGCAGCCGGcttacggcggcggcggcgaccagctcccggccaccgccaccgccgccggcaccggcgccggagacACGCCACCCAGCGCGCCGCTCACGGAGCCGGCCGTGGCCGCGTTCCccggggtcgcgtcggcgtcggcgtcctccgccgcgccgccgacggcgagcatGCCGTACCTCTCGCCGCCCAGCCCGTTCGCCGTGGGCCTCGCCCCGGCCCACGCGTGA